The nucleotide window CTCTTACACCCTAAAGTAGTCTGTTTGCTCTGATTCCGGTTTTGTGAATCTAACAAATTGTCTTTAAATTCAATCAATTACATAACATCTTTAATATAGATTTCCTGGCACATATCTTGCCAACCTAATAATGACAGCGAAAGCACAATTACGTCTAAAGGGATTTGAGTAAATGTACATGCCGCAAGATTCATATAGGGCGAACTTAACTTCAAACGAGACTACATAGGTGTTGGACTTCTGATGGGCTGTCGGTTCGATTTTATTGGAGAAAGATATGAGTGATGGGGTATTAAAGGCATTAATAACTACCGAACCGGAAGAAACAAACGAGCTGGTCTACGGGATGGATCGTTTGACTAAATCCGTGCTCGACGGGTTGCCGGTCGGCATTGCCATGCTGGATGACTCTGGAAAGATTATTTTTGTTAATGAGGCATGGCGTCTTTATGCGGAAGCTAGCCATCTCGTCGTTTCCGACCATCTTGTCGTATCAAACCATGGGGTAGGGATGAACTATCTGGAGGTTTGTGAATCGGGGAGTACTGATTCACAAGTGGAACTAAGAGAGATTACCAATGGTATCCGTGAGATTATATCCGGCCATAGCGACGAATTTCATACGGAATACCCTTGCCACGGCCCGAGTGAAAAGCGCTGGTTCAGCGTGCGGGCTACCCGTCTAGACGGTAATGCCCCCCCAATACTGCTACTGGTCTATAACGATGTCACGGAGCGGAAGCTCTTGGAAGAGGAAAGGGAGAAGATTAAAGATGAACTCGGCAAGCGGGTAAAAGAACTTACCGCCCTTCATAAGATATCACGGGTTCTGCAAGACACGGAGAAAAACACAGCCGAGGTTCTCGGGGAGATAACTTATATTCTTCCTTCCGCCTGGCAGTATCCGGAGATAACGGCAGCCCGAATTATATTCGACAAGCATGAATTTACAACACCTAACTTTTATCCCACCCCCTGGGTACAGAGTGCCGACTTTGAAACCGGAGATGGCAAACGCGTTGTGGTAGAGGTTGTTTACCTGGCAGAAAGGCCGTCTGAGCATGAAGGGCCTTTTTTGTTAGAAGAGCGGAGTTTGATCAACTCCCTGTCCGAGATGCTGAATGCCTATCTTGAGCGCAAACTGATTCAAGGCGACCTCAAAGAGAATGTAGCCCGACTAGGTAAAAAGACCCGCTATGGGGAGATTATCGGCACCGTTACTAGTAGCATACATCGGTCGATTAACCTTCAAGATGTGCTCGAAAACGCCGTAGAGTCTATGAGAAAAAACATAGATAAAGCGGATAACGTTTCAGTTTATCTGGTTGAAGGGAAAGAGGCAGTACTCAAGGCTTACCGAGGTTATTCAGCCTCTTATGTGGAACGGGTGGCAAGGATACCTTTTCCGAAAGGGGCTTCCTGGAGAACAATCATAGACGGAAAGCCACGGTATGTAGCGGATGTAGAAAAGGACAGTATCATCGGGCCTGCCGGGAAACTGGCCGGTACGAAGAGCTATTTATCCATGCCTATTCGAATTGAGGATAAGGTAGTAGGATGCATACACGTACATTCTCTTCAGAAAAACGCATTCGATGAAGAAGAGTTAAAGCTGATGGAGATAGTGGCGCAGCAGATTGAAGCTGCCATAAAGAATGCACAGCAGGCAAAGATGCTCAGTGAGAGAGAAGAGCAATACCGCGTCCTTTTTGAACAATCATCGGTTGGGGTATTCGTCTTTGATAAGGAATTCAATATTACTCAGTGTAACAAACGTCTCGTAGAAATAATGGGGTCCGATTTTAATAGACTCATAGGACTCAACTTGCTTGAGCTGAGGGATAAAAGTTTTACACCGGCACTATACCGGGTATTGGAAGGACAATCCTCTTATTACGAAGGTTTTTATGAGGCAACTACCGGCACGGCTAAGTTATGGTTATCGCTCCGCCTCTCACCGCTGCGAGATGTTAATGGAGAGGTGGTAGGCGGGATGGGGATTGTAGAGGATGTAAGTGAGCGCATGCAAAATGAGAAACAGTTACACCTGCATAAAACGGCGCTCGAAGCTGCGGCTAATGGAATTGTCATCACTGACCGGGAAGGAACTATAGTTTGGGTCAACCCGGCTGTTACCCGTCTAACCGGGTATTCGGCTGAGGAACTTATCGGTGAAAACCCGCGCATATTCAAATCTGGTGAACAGGATAACGACTTGTATCAGAATCTGTGGAATACCATCATTTCCGGCCAGGTCTGGAAAGGTGAGATGGTTAACCGAAGAAAAGACGGGAGCTTATATATCGAGGAAATGACGATAACCCCTGTTCGCTTCGGTGGCAGCGAGGTCTCCCATTTCATTGCTGTGAAACGGGATATCACCGAGCGCAAGAGAGCGGAGGAACTGATCAAATCTCATGTGCGTCTGCAGACAGCGATTGCTCGATTAGGTCAAATCGCCCTGGCCGAGACTGATCTTCCTAATTTGATGAACGAGGTTGTTTCTCTGGTAGCGCAGACACTGGAGGTGGAGTATTGCAAGGTGTTGGAATTGCTTCCGGACGGCCAGGCGTTCATATTGCGAGCCGGGGTAGGCTGGAAAGAGGGATGCGTAGGACACTCGATAATAGGGACGGAGACAGAATCACAGGCGGGTTACACACTCCTTTCCGGGGAACCGGTGGTCGTCGAGGACCTTCGCACGGAAAAACGATTCAACGGCCCGCCACTACTGCATGACCACGGAATATTAAGCGGCATCAGTGTCATCGTTGCCGGGCATGACAAACCTTTTGGTGTCTTGGGTGCGCATAGTACCAGGCTAAGGAAATTCACCGGTGATGATATTAGCTTCCTTCAAACCGTGGCGAATGTACTTGCAGAAGCAATCGAGCGAAAGCTATCCGAAGAGAAGATACGGGAGCAGGCAACCCTGTTGGACGTGGCCAGGGATGCCATCATGGTCAGGGACTTGGAGCACCGGGTTATGTATTGGAACAGGAGCGCTGAACGTCTGTACGGCTGGACGGCGGAGGAAGCCGTCGGCAAAAATGCCATCGGATTTTTGTTCAGGGGGGAAGTTTCTCCGGTACTCGAGGCCCATAAGGACGTGATCGAAAAAGGAGAGTGGACCGGCGAGCTACATCAGGTAACTAAAGACGGCCGGGAAATCACTGTTGATAGCCACTGGACCATAGTACGGGACGAACGAGGGAAACCAAAGTCGATATTCATAGTAAACACGGACATCACTGAAAAGAAAAGGCTTGAAAGCGAGTTTCTCCGGTCGCAGAGAATGGAGAGTATCGGTACCTTGGCTGGCGGCATAGCCCACGACCTTAATAATGTGTTCCAGCCGATAATGATGGTATCACAACTACTACGAATGAGATTTTCGGATGAGAAGAGCATCGGTCTCATAGAAACTCTGGAAGCAAGCGCCGAGCGAGGAGCTAATTTAGTCAGACAGGTTCTTTCTTTTGCCCGAGGTGCCGAGGGCGAACATTCGATTATTCAGGTAAGGCACATTATTTCTGAAATTGACAAGATTTTGAAAGAGACATTCCCCAAATCAATCGAGATTACCACCGATGTGCCCAAGGACCTTTGGCCTATTTCCGCAGACCCGACTCAGTTCCACCAGGTTATGATGAATCTCTGCGTAAATGCCCGCGATGCGATGCCGAATGGCGGAGCCTTGAAAATACATGCCAGAGACTTCATAGCCGATGAAAACTATGCCCGTATGAACATCGAAGCTAAGGCCGGCCCGTACATAGTTATAGATGTTACAGACAGTGGAGTAGGGATCCCTTCGGAAATTATAGATAGAATTTTCGAGCCGTTTTTCACCACCAAGGAACCCGGTAAGGGCACCGGCCTCGGTCTTTCTACGGTGTTTAGAATAGTGAAAGACCACGGCGGGTTCGTCCGCGTTTACAGCGAGGTGGGCAAAGGAACCAAATTTAGCGTATATCTGCCCGCCGCCGACACGACTGAGACAAGGCATCTGGCGAAGAAGCAAATAGAAAATCTGCCCACCGGGAATGGAGAGTTGATACTGGTCGTGGATGACGAGGCCTCAGTTCGCGAAATTGCCAAAATATCACTGGTGACAAATGGCTACCAAGCGGTCACGGCTAACGACGGCGCCGAAGCGATAGCGTTATACGTGAATAAAAGAAAAGAAATCAAAGCCGTTGTCCTGGATGTGGTGATGCCGATAATGGACGGACCGGCATGCATCCGGGCCCTGAAAAAAATCGACCCGGCAGTAAAAATTATATTGGTAAGCGGATTAAAGGAAAATAGCAATCTGCTCAAGGTCGAGAATACCGATATAGCGGCGTTCCTGACCAAACCTTACACGACGGAAACACTCTTAAAGACCTTAAAAGAAGTTTTAACTGCGTGAATAACCCGGTCTCAATACACCCGTAGCATTATCTGACAACTGACACTTTCTTCAATTAAAAATCCAGTCGGGGCAGGCAAATTCTACCGGTATCGGACTTGCACTTTATCAGGCTCGGAGGAATAAAGAAGCTTAAAATCAGGGTACAGGAGGGTAAGGGAAGATGCTGGTAAAAAACTTTATGACTCCAAACCCGGTTGTAGTCAAGCCGGAAGATGGAGTGAAGTTTACCTTCAATTTGCTCAAGCGGAACCGATTCCGTCAGGCGCCCGTGGTTAAAGACGGAAAGCTATTGGGTATGGTTACAGACCGGGATTTACGGGGCGCAATTGCCGAAGAGAATCATGTTGTCGTAGCCGATGTGATGAGTTCCAGTCCGGTTACTATTTCCGAGGATGCAACAGTGGAAGGAGCTGCCAAAATAATTCGGAGTTGCAAATTCAATGCCCTGCCTGTAGTCTCCAGGAAGGGTGAACTCGTAGGAATAATCAGTGTAACGGATATAATTGACGGCTTACTCAAGCTCCTGGGTTTTCACCATGACCCGGTAAGGGTCCAGGTTAAAATACCCGAGGGCATCGACATATATGAGGTGCTTAAGGTGCTGAAGGTGTGCTCGGAGAGGGTTGTATCTTTCAGCTCATCCGGGGAAAGCTACGACACGTTTTACTTCTGGCTTATTGACTGTGACTTTGACAAGTTAGATCGAAAGCTCAAGGAAAAGAAATTGAACATCAAGGTTAGTTATCCGGCCGATTCTAAATACGATTGAATGTGTGCGGTCCTAATGGAATTTAAATTGGTATTTGTCCTGTAATGAGCGTGTTGGAGCGGCAACTGGGAAGGAAACTAATCAGGAAGTAAGTTTCCTGAGTTGATAGTCACCAGTCTCCTTGCCTTACGCTAGGGTTCAGGGGGGGACTGGTGATGTTAGTTAATCTTAACACTTTTAAAAGTCGTGCGATTTTGTTACGTTAGCAATTTGCTCAAATCAAACTTGTCCAAAATAAGAGGTTGCTTCGCGGGATCTGATGTAGTAATTCGCCGCAGTCAGTATTAACACTAGTGTGGGAATAAACTCCTGTGAAGAGTGGTGATATTGTCATTCCCGTGCTTAATACGAACGGCTTTTATTTCATTAATCATTTTCAACTGAGTTATATTAGAACTTAATAGGTGACTGTCTGCTCATTCTGAGTCGAGCCACCTCGAAGGCAGAACTCTTAGGAAACCACAACGCTCGCGATTGACGACCTGGAGGGATTTTCTCTTTCTCTTTGTTTGGGGAGAGGAGAAAGGAGATAAACCCGTTCGCCCTGAGCCCGGTCGAAGGGCGTTCATGGTTCGGCGGAGTTTATCTTGAGTTTATCGAGGGGCTCACCATGAAGGAACAAAGGTTATAAGGCTTTATACAGTTACCCCCTTATCTGGCAGAGTCGAAGCGGATAGGATGGGGAACAAAAAAGAATCCCCCACTGGTTCGGTATGGAGCTTGCAAAGCGAACATAAAAGAGGGCAGCCTGATTTTAAGAAGTCGTTTTTATCGGTCTAAAAGCCTTGTTTTAGAGGGCGCATCTATCGGTTTTTAATTATTTTGCTATTGGTATACTCAGATATCCTTTCTCTCGAAGATATATATAGCCAGAAGGAGTGGAATTAGCAGCCAAGCAAAGAGGGCGGTTAAGGATAGAATCAGGCCAGCAGTTGTCCCGAATGTTTTATTCAGAACGGCGCCGGCCGGTCCTATAAGGGCGGCGCTGCCCAAGGAAGCAACAAAGGTGGTTCTTACTAAATCGGCAGGATTCAGAAAGAGAAGAACGGCGATAACTTCTCCCAGAGATAAGGTTAAACCTACCAGGATAAAATCATAGATGATCACGAACCAGAACCAGAGCATAAAGCTTATTCCTATTGACTTTGCTTTCTCTCCCAAAATAATCGAGGAGAGAGAGGCTATGGATAGAAAGGTAAAGGACAGCATGATGGAGAGGACTATTAACATAAGGAAGTGCCGGATTTGATCAAGTCCGGCGTTTAAAGAAAGAATTATGCCTGCGCAAATGAACCCAAGGAGTATGGTTGCGGTGATTGCCGCCCCCAGGCCGAGGTATTTTCCCAGGACGGCTTCTTTTCTGCTAATCGGTTGAATTAGGAGCAGTTCCCATGATTCCTTGGCTCCGGTAAAACTGTTCGCCCCCATTATCAGGGACATAAGCGGAACGAGAATCAATACCAGATTGAGTAAGCTCAGGGCCGGTTTAAAGAAGTTGTCGTTTCTCCCCCCGGTGATTCCGGAGTAAGCTATGGTTGAATCAAGGAGGATAAAGAGCAGGGCGAAAAAGAAGAACCACCTGTTTCTTACGGCGTCCAGAAACTCCCTCTTGGCTATCACCCAGGTTGGCTTAAACTCAATGTGCATGTCTAGCTTTCCAGTCGATGTTGAACAAAGATTGGAACTGCATAACCTTTCCTTTGGTTTTATCGGCAGTGTCGTTGGCTTTAAAAGGCTCTTTAAAAGCTATTACGCCGTATGCCATTGGGGTTTTAATCTCCGAAGATAGGACGTAATTAGCTTCCTCCGCCTTGACCCAGCTTAGACTATCAAAGTCCATGACCCAGAAACTGGCGTTTTTAGTGTCTAGATTATTTGTTTGGGCATAGGCCAGCATGCAACCTATATCGTCGAATTTGTGTGCCCTCTTTCGTTCGATAATCTCTCCGGCGTAGTGAAGGTCAGTTATGGTCATCCGGCAGTATTGGCACATGTCCAATCCTTTATCTATGGGGACAGGGGAGTTGTCGGGCTGACAGCCGATGGTAAATAGTATTAAAGGTAGGCAGATCACCAATATTAGATTTAGGAAATACCTAGCTATAGTTTTAGGGTAATCTCTAAACCCCGATAGAGCTTTTCTTTCCTTCCCTGCTGACGAGGGAAGCTTGTCCTGAGTTATATCGAAGGAGTTAGGATAGGGGGAGTAAATGTAAGAATCAACACCCCCATTAATTCCTTCCCCCCTTTGTGGGGGAAGGTTAGGATGGGGGGTAATAAATGAATACATCCCCACTCCTTCGACTTTGCTCAGGACAGGCTTGGTTCTCTCCAGCAAGTGGGGAGGAAAAGTAGAGGTGGAATGTCGTCGAATAACTATTTTCTTAAAATGATTTGATTCAAGAATTTGAATCACCCTCCGTATATTTGATGAAGATTTCCTCAAGGGAAGGATCTTCGGTCCAAAAATCGGATATATCGAAACCGTTTTCCATAAGCGTTTTAATCACGTTAGTTTTATCCTTAGGGGATATCAAGAACCTCAGGTTTTTACCCTTCATGGTAGCGTTTTTAGCACCTGAATCTTCAACCAGCTCAAGTGCTAACGGGCTCGGATTCTCAATCACCATTTCCAGAATAGAGTTTAGCTTTAGCTCGGTCCTGAGACCGGCCAACGTGTCGAGCGCCACGACCTTGCCCTTGACCAGTATGGCAATCCTATCAGCGAGTTCTTCTATATAACTAAGGATATGAGAGGAGAGGAGAATTGTCTTTCCTCTGTTTTTTTCCTCTCTGATGAGCTTCTTGAAAGCCACCCGCCCTTCCGGGTCCAAGCTGATAGTGGGCTCATCCAGTATGAGAATAGGGGGGTCGGATATAATTGCCTGAGCAAGCGCTAGCCTCTGGAGCATCCCACCGGATAAGGCTCCCACCTTTTTATTCTTTTGTTCGGTCAATCCTACCGCGTCAAGCAGGTTCTCCAGCTTGGTATTGTTTAGACCTCTAAGCGCCCCGTAGAATTCGATTACTTCAAGAGCGCTCAGGTTCTCATGGAAAGCGATTCTTTGGGGGAGGTAGCCGATTCTCCTTTTTATCTCCTTGGGATTCCGGCTCAACTCGATATTATCGACGGTGATTTTACCGGCAGTCGGGTGTATCAATCCAAGTATAGAATTAAGTAATGTAGTTTTTCCGGCCCCGTTTGGGCCGACTATGGCGAAGGTTTCACCCCTCTCGATCTCGAGGGAAACTCCCTGAAGGGCCTTCGTATTTTTGTAGTGCTTTACTAGGTTCTCAATCTTGATCATTTTTCGAGTCCCAATGGATTCATGAGTGGGTATGGGTCTTCTAATTCTACCGGGTTAAGCACCGGAAGAACTCTCTCTGCAAACTCAAGCGCTTTTAAACCGGGGCTTTCTAAGAAAACGGTGAGGTCCGGGTAGCGTTTCATCAGATAAGAAAGGAGCTTTACCGGCTTGTAGGGTGCATCACCGACTCCGTCCCGGTCCAAATCGTATCCGTTATATCCAGCATAATCGCTCCAGAAATTGCCGGTCGAGTCGTTATAAAACTTGTTTGTAGTACGGTCTGTGTCCGTCATCACCTGGAAGGTGTTATTAAGAAAGTCGTTGGCGTAGATGGTGTTGTTGTTGGAGCTGGAGAATAAATCAATTGCCCAGCCGTTTCTTGAAAATACGTTCTTGGTGAAAATGTTTCGATTAGCATCGTCCATGAAAATGCCCACGGTGTTGTTAGCGATCAGGTTATCCTCGGCCAGGCTGTCGCTCAGAGACTTTAGGAGCATTCCGAAACCGTTCGGGCCTAGATTATCCTTGAAAGTATTTTTCTTGAGGACGATATGTTTAGAGTACATAAGCGCGCTTCCGGTCCCGTTTTTCTCAAATATGTTTTCCTCAAAAGTGTTATTGTCCGAGTACATATAGTGAAGGCCGTACCTCGCATTTCCCTGGCAGTGGTTCTTTCTGATTGAGTTGCCCGGCGCAAACTCTACATAGATTCCGTCCCTATGCTTCACGATATAGTTTTCTTCAATCGTGTTATTCGGCGACTTCCAAAGATGAATTCCGTTCCCGTTTGCTTCTTCGGTGGTAATATCGGCTCTGCCGTAAGATGTGTTGTTTCTGATCGTATTACCCGGAGATGCATAAAGGTAGATTCCGATTATAACATCTTCTATCTCATTTTCTTCGATCGTTACACCGGTTGAATTCACCAGCTTTATCCCGCTGTCTTCTTTGAGCAGGTTGCTGCCGCCCCGAATAATTTTGAAACCCTTGATCAAAACGTTATCTGCTTCGATCCTCACCACGTCGCCCCGGTAGTCGCCGTCGATTACCGGCCGGGTTTCTCCTATTAGACGGAGGCTTTTATCTATTACCAAGTTTTCTTTGTAAACTCCATTCCGGACGACGATTGTGTCTCCATCTTTTGAATTATTCAGGGCTTCAGTTATAGAAGAGTAGGGAGCTCCATCTCCCACGGTGATTTCACTGGCAAGTGAATTCGCCTGGCTGCTAAGAAGCAGAATTAAACCAATAACAAGTTCTATTTTGGTAGATGAATTCAACATTAAGACATAAATTTTTCTTCCCCCCTTGCGGGGGAGGATTCAGCCCGTGTTATCTCACGGGCTAAAGGTTGGGGGTTAATATTTATACCCCCATTCAAATCTTCCAACGCAAAGAGAGAAGGGACAAAAAACTGTATAACTAAATTCTCTTCTTATGAAATCTGGAATTCATTAAATTGCTCACGATAATTTCCTTTGCCTTGCTTCTAGCCACAGTATTATCGGCCCCAGTATTGCCGCAATAAACATCAGTATCGAACCGGAACCGGGAAGACTTATCACCTTAAAGTTGGCAAGCTGCTTCATTCCTATAACCGGGGGCATGTAAGGCTCTATCTTTATCGCTGCATCCGGTTTTAGATTGTGTCCGTACTCGTAAAGCCATCTGTAGAAATCGCCAATCATAAAGACAGCAAAAAGTATGAATAGTATCCATCCTAAAGTGGCGAAAAGCCCTCTTCCTACTAAAGCGGA belongs to Thermodesulfobacteriota bacterium and includes:
- the ccmA gene encoding heme ABC exporter ATP-binding protein CcmA, which encodes MIKIENLVKHYKNTKALQGVSLEIERGETFAIVGPNGAGKTTLLNSILGLIHPTAGKITVDNIELSRNPKEIKRRIGYLPQRIAFHENLSALEVIEFYGALRGLNNTKLENLLDAVGLTEQKNKKVGALSGGMLQRLALAQAIISDPPILILDEPTISLDPEGRVAFKKLIREEKNRGKTILLSSHILSYIEELADRIAILVKGKVVALDTLAGLRTELKLNSILEMVIENPSPLALELVEDSGAKNATMKGKNLRFLISPKDKTNVIKTLMENGFDISDFWTEDPSLEEIFIKYTEGDSNS
- a CDS encoding nitrous oxide reductase accessory protein NosL, which gives rise to MYSFITPHPNLPPQRGEGINGGVDSYIYSPYPNSFDITQDKLPSSAGKERKALSGFRDYPKTIARYFLNLILVICLPLILFTIGCQPDNSPVPIDKGLDMCQYCRMTITDLHYAGEIIERKRAHKFDDIGCMLAYAQTNNLDTKNASFWVMDFDSLSWVKAEEANYVLSSEIKTPMAYGVIAFKEPFKANDTADKTKGKVMQFQSLFNIDWKARHAH
- a CDS encoding nitrous oxide reductase family maturation protein NosD; this translates as MLNSSTKIELVIGLILLLSSQANSLASEITVGDGAPYSSITEALNNSKDGDTIVVRNGVYKENLVIDKSLRLIGETRPVIDGDYRGDVVRIEADNVLIKGFKIIRGGSNLLKEDSGIKLVNSTGVTIEENEIEDVIIGIYLYASPGNTIRNNTSYGRADITTEEANGNGIHLWKSPNNTIEENYIVKHRDGIYVEFAPGNSIRKNHCQGNARYGLHYMYSDNNTFEENIFEKNGTGSALMYSKHIVLKKNTFKDNLGPNGFGMLLKSLSDSLAEDNLIANNTVGIFMDDANRNIFTKNVFSRNGWAIDLFSSSNNNTIYANDFLNNTFQVMTDTDRTTNKFYNDSTGNFWSDYAGYNGYDLDRDGVGDAPYKPVKLLSYLMKRYPDLTVFLESPGLKALEFAERVLPVLNPVELEDPYPLMNPLGLEK
- a CDS encoding PAS domain S-box protein, which codes for MSDGVLKALITTEPEETNELVYGMDRLTKSVLDGLPVGIAMLDDSGKIIFVNEAWRLYAEASHLVVSDHLVVSNHGVGMNYLEVCESGSTDSQVELREITNGIREIISGHSDEFHTEYPCHGPSEKRWFSVRATRLDGNAPPILLLVYNDVTERKLLEEEREKIKDELGKRVKELTALHKISRVLQDTEKNTAEVLGEITYILPSAWQYPEITAARIIFDKHEFTTPNFYPTPWVQSADFETGDGKRVVVEVVYLAERPSEHEGPFLLEERSLINSLSEMLNAYLERKLIQGDLKENVARLGKKTRYGEIIGTVTSSIHRSINLQDVLENAVESMRKNIDKADNVSVYLVEGKEAVLKAYRGYSASYVERVARIPFPKGASWRTIIDGKPRYVADVEKDSIIGPAGKLAGTKSYLSMPIRIEDKVVGCIHVHSLQKNAFDEEELKLMEIVAQQIEAAIKNAQQAKMLSEREEQYRVLFEQSSVGVFVFDKEFNITQCNKRLVEIMGSDFNRLIGLNLLELRDKSFTPALYRVLEGQSSYYEGFYEATTGTAKLWLSLRLSPLRDVNGEVVGGMGIVEDVSERMQNEKQLHLHKTALEAAANGIVITDREGTIVWVNPAVTRLTGYSAEELIGENPRIFKSGEQDNDLYQNLWNTIISGQVWKGEMVNRRKDGSLYIEEMTITPVRFGGSEVSHFIAVKRDITERKRAEELIKSHVRLQTAIARLGQIALAETDLPNLMNEVVSLVAQTLEVEYCKVLELLPDGQAFILRAGVGWKEGCVGHSIIGTETESQAGYTLLSGEPVVVEDLRTEKRFNGPPLLHDHGILSGISVIVAGHDKPFGVLGAHSTRLRKFTGDDISFLQTVANVLAEAIERKLSEEKIREQATLLDVARDAIMVRDLEHRVMYWNRSAERLYGWTAEEAVGKNAIGFLFRGEVSPVLEAHKDVIEKGEWTGELHQVTKDGREITVDSHWTIVRDERGKPKSIFIVNTDITEKKRLESEFLRSQRMESIGTLAGGIAHDLNNVFQPIMMVSQLLRMRFSDEKSIGLIETLEASAERGANLVRQVLSFARGAEGEHSIIQVRHIISEIDKILKETFPKSIEITTDVPKDLWPISADPTQFHQVMMNLCVNARDAMPNGGALKIHARDFIADENYARMNIEAKAGPYIVIDVTDSGVGIPSEIIDRIFEPFFTTKEPGKGTGLGLSTVFRIVKDHGGFVRVYSEVGKGTKFSVYLPAADTTETRHLAKKQIENLPTGNGELILVVDDEASVREIAKISLVTNGYQAVTANDGAEAIALYVNKRKEIKAVVLDVVMPIMDGPACIRALKKIDPAVKIILVSGLKENSNLLKVENTDIAAFLTKPYTTETLLKTLKEVLTA
- a CDS encoding ABC transporter permease subunit; translated protein: MHIEFKPTWVIAKREFLDAVRNRWFFFFALLFILLDSTIAYSGITGGRNDNFFKPALSLLNLVLILVPLMSLIMGANSFTGAKESWELLLIQPISRKEAVLGKYLGLGAAITATILLGFICAGIILSLNAGLDQIRHFLMLIVLSIMLSFTFLSIASLSSIILGEKAKSIGISFMLWFWFVIIYDFILVGLTLSLGEVIAVLLFLNPADLVRTTFVASLGSAALIGPAGAVLNKTFGTTAGLILSLTALFAWLLIPLLLAIYIFERKDI
- a CDS encoding CBS domain-containing protein codes for the protein MLVKNFMTPNPVVVKPEDGVKFTFNLLKRNRFRQAPVVKDGKLLGMVTDRDLRGAIAEENHVVVADVMSSSPVTISEDATVEGAAKIIRSCKFNALPVVSRKGELVGIISVTDIIDGLLKLLGFHHDPVRVQVKIPEGIDIYEVLKVLKVCSERVVSFSSSGESYDTFYFWLIDCDFDKLDRKLKEKKLNIKVSYPADSKYD